CTTGAGTAACTTTGGCGGTTGTATATTTCTTTTTAAAGAATCGTCTTTCATGTTCTTGGGCAAGTAATCACGATTAACTTTCTACCGTGCAAATCACAAACCATTCCCATTTTTGTTCAAACTGAGCCTTTTAACGGttgcaatttcaaaaaaaaaaactggatacTGAGCCTTTTAACTCTGTTTCAGTTACCTCCTCAACTGATTTTTTCCGCACAAAATTAGTATAATCAACTAAATTTTTGaatcataatttcaatattcgTATTCAAATATTGATACatgcaaattttaaaaacaaaaatatttgaactGCTTTTCGGAAATGTGACGGGCACAGCTACTCCCTTAGATAAGTTACCCAGAGAGCAACTTGGTGACCCAGGGATGTTGCAATACTCCCATGGATAAGTTACCCAGAGAGCAACTTGGGGACCCAGGGATGTTGCAATACAACTACTTTTAGAGTGCCCTGCTAGGCCTATCCAGACCGTCCatctcaacaatcaatggtGCGGATTAAAAACTAACTCTCTTAACTCTTCTTTAAAAGAGTTTGTTCAATTTGAACTcctgaaaacacttttggacgatcgATCCGGATGCGCCCTACAGTGCTCTACAGGGAGCTGCTTTGCAATATCCCGGATTCAAGCAACTTGTACCTAAACAAAGAACATGTACAGTACAAAATTTCAATAGCATAGCAGGCTAGGAAGCAGATTATCATAGCGCACAAATTTAAATGATCTGAAGAACATCAACCTTTCGCTATTCTAGAAATACATTGGTTCCGACATCAAGGTGGAGTTTTGCCTTATTAAGAGTTctacaaatagaaaaaaaataaaaaaataaaatatcccCCCAACTTCCGATGAAAATTCTCTCAATTTCACAGGAAAAAAGTACAAACTATAACAAACAAAATTAACTTAAAGCAACTTCAAGCCGCAATGTTTGATCCTAGGGTTTGTTTCTCCAGAAGCATGTAACAAAACGCCTATAGCTCAACTCTTCTAAGGCTGCCAGATTGGTCTTTTTTCATCCTCAAAGATAACTTACCAAGGTTTTTGCTTATTTCTTTCCAAGAGCCTTTCTCAGAGGTGGAGCATTATCCTCCTCGTCTGACTGGATGTCTCCGTATTCCCACATCCCCAGCCTATCTTTCCGTGCTTCCGTCTGGTATGTTTCCAACTCATCGAGTACTGTTTGTTTCTCCGGGCGCTCccactttttccttttttccagcCTAGCTAGCCCTTCCTGCAGAAATTCACAAGTTTTGGTTAGCTGACCTATACACTGACCGaaacacaagagagagagagagagagagagagagagagagagagagagagagagagagatgtttaaCATGGCCTCTAGCAATGGCAACCACAGAGAAATGCGCATTTAAGCAACAACTCAAGTGAAATTAGTACTTAGTAGGTCAAAAAATAGCCGAGGCAGTGAACCAACAGAAGCAGGCTTGTTCAACCGCATTACAAATAAACAAGCGACAATGAGAAGAGCAGCCACTTCAAGATGAAGTTCAATCATGGAACTAGGATTTTCAATATGAAGGGGTAATGGGAAAAAATAACCTGTATGGGGACAGTCTTCAAATAgccaaaaactcaaaatttcaatttctaATAGGCCGTAGACTAAGAAAAATATTCGAATATTAGATACTTATGGAATAAACTTGTGCATCATGCTTTGGATAGCATCACAtcgttgataggccaagtcaaTGAGGGAACTCTACAATCTCCAAAATTCAAATggtaaaaaatagagtaatttGCACTTACACCCCCTCTACTATCACCGAATTGAAGATACACCCCTTGTACTTCAATTTTAAGCACTTACACCCCCTATATGTAAAAATACAGGGGGTGTAAGCGCAAATTCCCCTTCTTTCACTTCAAATATATGTAAAAATACAGGGGGGGTGTAAGTGCAAATTCCCCTTCTTTCACTTCAAATTACAGGGGTGTAAGTGCTTACAATTGAAGTACAAGGCGTGTAAGTGCAAATTCCCCTAAAAAATATTAGTCTACACTCCTTCATTCTTTGGTGATCAAGGACATTATGGAAGCTGAAAGGACATCAAATACATATTGAGACGACGATGGAGTAGAATGCTATAAATACTAAATTGCAACTAATGTACAACCTCTATGTTGTTCTTCAGGAGGAAAACAGAGGTTTGGGGGGGAAGACACTGGGTGCACAAATTGGCAAGTAAATGAACCAGTTTTCACAAAACTTCTAAAATCTTAAATCATGAGATAATTGAGAATGCCACAATCAAATTCTCTTATGTCAGGCTAGTTATATGAAGCCGATGCAGGAGATATCTATTATGGAACaccaaatttgaaaagttagtatTTCAAGCAACAGAAGCAGCATAAACAAGCTAAATTAGCACAGGGGGAAGGAAGCATTTGGAAACAATGAAATGCATTCTGCTCAAAGGTCATAGGGATGCAGATTTAATCGAACTACTTAAAGTTAGATGCATAAATCCATTTGCCCATCTGACCCACCTATTACTACTTCTGTTTTCAAGATTCGTACGCATAAACAAATGCATTTTGTGTGGGGTGCCTACCTACCACAACTCCTTTAACCATATACATGCAGTCATACATGATGCAACAACAAGAAAATTGGAACAAGTACATGGCCAAAAGGCCCAAAACCAGTCATAAAGTTAGAAGAAACATTTACAGACACACAAAGGATCAACTTCTGCTgcaggaaaaaaacaaaacccatgtACTATATACTTCTTCTGCTGCAGAAGACAAATCAATTATCAGCTATATTTATTGGTataataaattttcaataataCGGAGACACTTATGGGTCAAGGCAGGCAGAAAGAAGAAACTTCTCAAACAAAGTCAAGAAAGGGTGCAAACCTTCAGCAGGGCAGCATTAATATTGGAATTAGTGTGTGTATCAATCAAAGTGACCATGAGGATAGTCCCGGTACCCTGCCCTTTCACTTTCCCTCCAGAGGTATCCTTGTCCTCAATTATGGCCTTGAGTTCATTTTTTCCACGTAGTGTGTGGTCACTGAGTCGCTCAGCTGCTTCTTGCCCATAATCCTCCTCCAAGCTTGGAACCTTCATGTACGCAAGGCTGCACAACTGAGCAAGTCCAGGGGCAGAGGCCATTGAAGGATCAATTGGTCGCAGCTGACTGTAAGTAACCACCTCTTGATTTCCATAATCAATGTAGAACACTTCAAATTTGTCCTTTGGTGATTCGACAACTCCTCGAGGTGCATTTACAATCTTCACAAATCAAATGGCATATAAAGAAAGACCATAAGAATTGAATGTatacttttgttttcttgaagAATATTCAAAAGAAGAGGATTCTAGATCTTCAGGTTAACGAAAGGAAGGAGAACACTAATGAATCACTAAACAAAAGTCTTGGTTTCCCCAGGGACATGTTTAAGTTTGAATCATCACTACCACTCAAGATTGCACAAATCAAACGTTTTTCCTTTGGTATTGATAAGTTATCAAATTAGCAAAGGGCCTATTTTTGTGACTGGACAAGTAGTGAATGGATCTATAATCCCATCTAATCTGGACCTAAAAAGTTAAGACAAAACCGGATATGTGGTATCCTTCGATATATAGTCCAATCCAATCCGCATACCCGGCCAAACAAACCTGCCCAAATATTTCTCTGTTCACAAAACCGAACCTTCATTGAGTGCAAGTATAATGGCTTCAGAATGTTAATATCTATTGACCCCTCTTTCAATGGCAATATATATTTACTTGCACAATTTTACTAAGTGTTCAAGTCACTGCGTTGCCATGTCCAAAATTTTGAGTAATGTCCGAAACTTTGAGTCATGTCTGTTATATTATAATAACTAAGCGTCCCCTTCATGCCAACTTTTCTTTCTGCTACTGGGTATACAAGTGTCTGCTCAGAAGTGTAAGATTTTATTTAGACACCTTACCATAGCCCGATTCCAGGAATTATCTTCACTAAACTGTGCAAGGACAATGTCACCCTTCTTAGGATTAAAAGCACCAATGATAGGAGCTTCTTTAAGGCTAAGAGATGCTAACTGCTGCTGAATGGATGCCACTTTCTGATCTCCAACTATCTGGACATAAAATTTGCCACCACCCAAAACGTCGGTTACAGTAAcctgaaaatgatttttacattAGTACCTCTAGTAATCAATTATAAGTTGTAACACATTCAGCAGGGATATTCAATGATAATCCTATTATAAGCACCTTCAGCTCttctttatgttttctttcagCAGTAGAACCATTAGGAACTTCCTCCCCTTCCACAAAGTTCTCCCATATCTGCCGAAGAAATTCACAGCCTCGTTAGTACACTGAAGAGCAATTGTCATATGAAATACAGTCTGATTCTTACTTTTAACTTCTGCCTTTTAGCAGACTGCTCAGCCTGCGCAAGAAGATGAGCATCCTGAATCCTATCCGTGCCAAAGGAAGTTTGAAGCTTTGCCAAGCCAGCTTCCAGGAGTGTCACTGCCATATTAGTTCTGGACTCCCACAAAGATCCCAAGAAAGTTCCAGTTCTATCAACAGTTTCTACTTCAATCTGAACATGAACGAAAAAGGATCAAACAACAGCAGAAAGTAATTAACGAATCAAAGGTTTGAAAGGGTCACAGTACCTCAACATCTCTCTGCATTATCTTTCGCCTCATTAGTGCAATTGCTTCATCGGAAAAAGGCTCATTACGTCCGGGGCATCTGACACCGGATAAAGAGAAAGCAATGCTGCACGTCTCCTTGGGAATCAATAGTTTAAACCGATGACCACTGAGGACATATTCAACAACAGCAGGCATCCTTTTCCGTTGAAGATATGGCAAGAAGTCTTTGGTTTTCTTTGCTGACGCCtaaaaaagacattttcaatCCAGAAAGTCAAATTTGATGACCTGGATATTCACAACAGGAAAAGGCTAGCAAcaagttagcttctaaccgtcGTCAAGTCTGCTACATGCATTACTGGAGAGTCCTTGGAAGAATGGATCGCCTTTTTCCCAGCAATGGCACGAGATTCAGCTGAGAGAAGGGCGTCATAATAGTTTGACCTTTCCTCAAAATCACGATGTCTTATCACATTCGCATAGCCACGGGCAACCAACAGCTCAGCAACATTTGCTCCTGGCTGTTGACTGCCTCCAGTAGGCAGAGGTGTTGAAACATCATCACCTTCGACCTTAACTGGAGATGCAAGGAAGACTGATCCAAAATCCATAACCCTTGAATCTGCAGCACCAGGTCCATCTGGCATGCCAACCTTCCTGGAATACTCCATTGAAACATTCACCTGAAAGAATACATCACCACATTATAACTACTCCCATCCTATGAGATTCCCACCATAAGTTTAGCACTGCAAGGCTTTTCCTTATTTTTGCTTGGTTTAGTGGTTTTATCGTCTTTTGTTGTAATAGTTGAGGGCTTTCCCCTTCTTTTACACTGTTTGTTTACTATTCTATAACATCTCATTtgccaataaaaataaaaatgaaaacgaaaaacaaaaacaaaaaaccagtGGAAAAAGGCAATGTCTATATACCTGACGACCAATGAGACGCGTTCGAAGTAATTCTTTAGCTTCACGGGCGTAGGCAGCAGGTTTTTCATCTCTACGAGGGTTTCCCATTTTGGGACACCTGATACTTGAGAGATTGACTCGTCGCTCTGCTAATGGACTGCCATACGGGACAGAATCATCAGCTACAATGATGCAATCCCCACTTACGACCTCAACAacctagagaaaaaaaaatgtaaatagcCAAGTGTAAGAGAATTCAAACATCAAGACTTCAAAAGTGCATATGCTGGAACAAGTAACAAACCTTTCCTGTGAAATTCTGGTCATGAATTGCCTTGGAATTTGTAGCAGGAGGAATATAGTTTGTCCACAATCTCAACCGGGTCTTCTTTGCCTCAAGTTCTGCAGATTTTAGCCGCCGCTTGGCATCCTCCTCCATCATGCTTGCGCTCCACTCAACATATTTAGCTAAAccctacaaaacaaaaaatatacagaAATGAGAGGAAGTTGGAAGTGTTAAGATACTGAGAGTCCGTGAGAATATGAACAGGGCCGATTAAACAAATACTATAATAAGGGGAGAACGTAATTCAAAAGGCAAGAGAAATGAACAGATAATCAGAGCACTGATATTCCATTTTAAGTAGGAGATACTAGCACCAGACTTGACCTGGGGACAATGGAGTAGCTTAAGCACCACATGGTGCAAGTGAGGAGATTGTCTGGGATGCTGATCAAATAACAATGTGGCTTTTGACATATTATCATGGAATTTATACAACTAAGAACCCATTTTGCAATCATTTAAAAGACAGATTTCATGTTACCAAATCATTC
This DNA window, taken from Rhododendron vialii isolate Sample 1 chromosome 8a, ASM3025357v1, encodes the following:
- the LOC131335276 gene encoding ribonuclease TUDOR 1, which codes for MTSTAGATGWLRGKVKAVPSGDSLVIMGSSKAEIPPEKTITLSSLIAPKLARKGGVDEPFAWESREYLRKLCIGKDVTFRVDYALPSREFGSVFLGEKNVSLMVVADGWAKVREQSQQKGDASPFLAELLRLEEQAKQQGLGRWSKAPGASEAAIRNLPPSAIGDDSNFDAMGLLNSNKGSPMQAIVEHVRDGSSLRVYLLPEFQFVQVFVAGIQAPSMGRRAAPETFVRTEMSSDDLNGESSAESHTPLTSAQRLAGSSTEVSPDSFGREAKHFTEIRVLNREVRIVLEGVDKFSNLIGSVYYPDGESAKDLALELIENGLAKYVEWSASMMEEDAKRRLKSAELEAKKTRLRLWTNYIPPATNSKAIHDQNFTGKVVEVVSGDCIIVADDSVPYGSPLAERRVNLSSIRCPKMGNPRRDEKPAAYAREAKELLRTRLIGRQVNVSMEYSRKVGMPDGPGAADSRVMDFGSVFLASPVKVEGDDVSTPLPTGGSQQPGANVAELLVARGYANVIRHRDFEERSNYYDALLSAESRAIAGKKAIHSSKDSPVMHVADLTTASAKKTKDFLPYLQRKRMPAVVEYVLSGHRFKLLIPKETCSIAFSLSGVRCPGRNEPFSDEAIALMRRKIMQRDVEIEVETVDRTGTFLGSLWESRTNMAVTLLEAGLAKLQTSFGTDRIQDAHLLAQAEQSAKRQKLKIWENFVEGEEVPNGSTAERKHKEELKVTVTDVLGGGKFYVQIVGDQKVASIQQQLASLSLKEAPIIGAFNPKKGDIVLAQFSEDNSWNRAMIVNAPRGVVESPKDKFEVFYIDYGNQEVVTYSQLRPIDPSMASAPGLAQLCSLAYMKVPSLEEDYGQEAAERLSDHTLRGKNELKAIIEDKDTSGGKVKGQGTGTILMVTLIDTHTNSNINAALLKEGLARLEKRKKWERPEKQTVLDELETYQTEARKDRLGMWEYGDIQSDEEDNAPPLRKALGKK